TGACCACGGCGATACCACCAGCGGCACGTGGTAGTTCTCATCCGTATGCGCAATGCCGAAGGACAGGGTCACCAGATCGATGAAGCGGGGTGAAGGCAATTCCACGCCCTGGGCGGCGAAATAGTCGCCGGCATTGAACACCAGCTCATACTGGCCCGCCTTCATGCTGTCGCCTTCCAGCAAGGGCGAGCTGCAACGGCCGTCG
This window of the Janthinobacterium agaricidamnosum genome carries:
- the uraH gene encoding hydroxyisourate hydrolase, producing the protein MGKLSTHVLDIAHGRPGAGVKVALFSVAPEGKVLLKMDMTNSDGRCSSPLLEGDSMKAGQYELVFNAGDYFAAQGVELPSPRFIDLVTLSFGIAHTDENYHVPLVVSPWSYSTYRGS